Proteins from a single region of Hordeum vulgare subsp. vulgare chromosome 6H, MorexV3_pseudomolecules_assembly, whole genome shotgun sequence:
- the LOC123402567 gene encoding arp2/3 complex-activating protein rickA-like isoform X1: MATPAAAADTAAATLAPVAPEPAAKVSVAPSDMAAPTAAADTSAPPPPAPAPPTAAADPAAPPPPAPAPPTASADTATPPPPPLTATEPAAKVSHNTFHMAPPTATAETAARPIPPPPAPGLAAQVSHFPPPFPHQPDAPAPKRRKLEEAGFHTSAYYKIRATVADLRLRFVQVHEATDFRKSDAAGEILREIKTVMELSKKMRLDLSASSEPVKLEKPLAGAVKDGLTEQIPSSGERNQVPRTGQPAVPPNIANDGAPATQK; the protein is encoded by the exons ATGGCCACTCCGGCGGCAGCCGCCGACACCGCCGCCGCGACGCTGGCTCCAGTTGCCCCGGAGCCCGCGGCGAAGGTCTCCGTTGCTCCTTCTGATATGGCTGCTCCGACCGCGGCAGCCGACAcctccgccccgccgccgcctgctCCAGCCCCTCCGACCGCAGCCGCCGaccccgccgccccgccgccgcctgctCCAGCCCCTCCGACCGCATCAGCCGACACCGCcactccgccacctcctcccctaaCAGCTACAGAGCCTGCGGCGAAGGTCTCTCATAATACTTTCCACATGGCCCCTCCGACGGCAACCGCCGAGACCGCCGCCCGGCCGATTCCTCCTCCTCCAGCCCCAGGACTCGCGGCCCAGGTCTCCCATTTCCCCCCTCCTTTTCCTCATCAGCCCGATGCGCCGGCGCCGAAGAGGCGGAAGCTGGAGGAGGCGGGGTTCCACACCTCCGCTTACTACAAGATCCGGGCCACCGTTGCCGACCTGCGCCTCCGCTTCGTCCAG GTTCACGAAGCTACTGATTTCCGAAAGAGTGATGCTGCTGGCGAGATTCTGAGAG AGATAAAGACAGTCATGGAACTCTCCAAGAAAATGAGGCTTGATCTCAGCGCCTCTTCTGAACCCGTGAAACTAGAGAAGCCGTTGGCTGGAGCCGTGAAGGACGGACTCACAGAGCAGATTCCTTCATCTGGAGAAAGAAATCAAGTTCCTCGGACAGGTCAGCCTGCAGTTCCTCCTAATATCGCAAATGATGGTGCACCGGCCACCCAAAAGTGA
- the LOC123402567 gene encoding arabinogalactan protein 1-like isoform X2, with amino-acid sequence MATPAAAADTAAATLAPVAPEPAAKVSVAPSDMAAPTAAADTSAPPPPAPAPPTAAADPAAPPPPAPAPPTASADTATPPPPPLTATEPAAKVSHNTFHMAPPTATAETAARPIPPPPAPGLAAQVSHFPPPFPHQPDAPAPKRRKLEEAGFHTSAYYKIRATVADLRLRFVQVHEATDFRKSDAAGEILREEGCVNPESGEEVQRLRIESMELYVSIGRRESTR; translated from the exons ATGGCCACTCCGGCGGCAGCCGCCGACACCGCCGCCGCGACGCTGGCTCCAGTTGCCCCGGAGCCCGCGGCGAAGGTCTCCGTTGCTCCTTCTGATATGGCTGCTCCGACCGCGGCAGCCGACAcctccgccccgccgccgcctgctCCAGCCCCTCCGACCGCAGCCGCCGaccccgccgccccgccgccgcctgctCCAGCCCCTCCGACCGCATCAGCCGACACCGCcactccgccacctcctcccctaaCAGCTACAGAGCCTGCGGCGAAGGTCTCTCATAATACTTTCCACATGGCCCCTCCGACGGCAACCGCCGAGACCGCCGCCCGGCCGATTCCTCCTCCTCCAGCCCCAGGACTCGCGGCCCAGGTCTCCCATTTCCCCCCTCCTTTTCCTCATCAGCCCGATGCGCCGGCGCCGAAGAGGCGGAAGCTGGAGGAGGCGGGGTTCCACACCTCCGCTTACTACAAGATCCGGGCCACCGTTGCCGACCTGCGCCTCCGCTTCGTCCAG GTTCACGAAGCTACTGATTTCCGAAAGAGTGATGCTGCTGGCGAGATTCTGAGAG AGGAGGGTTGTGTTAACCCGGAGAGTGGTGAAGAAGTACAGAGGCTGAGGATTGAATCGATGGAGTTGTATGTAAGCATTGGAAGGAGGGAATCTACCCGATAG